In Perca fluviatilis chromosome 11, GENO_Pfluv_1.0, whole genome shotgun sequence, the following proteins share a genomic window:
- the mpz gene encoding myelin protein P0 isoform X2: MLTFLALASVVLLGIVPEQSQAIMIYTGWERHALVGGDIRLSCSFFSWRWTSEEVTFSWTYRPDGARDSISIFHYTGGVAYVDNKGPFRDRLEFVGNPGRRDGSILIKNLDYNDNGTFTCDAKNPPDIVGRPSSVRLLVFEKVPIQAGVITGAIIGVVLGLLVLIVVIYYLMRFLVARRVFSLSVSKHGKKKKEGSQQRQLWTPPPLTCYPLP; this comes from the exons ATGCTGACGTTTTTGGCGCTGGCGTCGGTTGTCCTCCTGGGAATAG TGCCTGAGCAGTCCCAGGCCATTATGATTTACACTGGCTGGGAGCGCCACGCCCTGGTGGGTGGCGACATCCGGCTGTCCTGCTCCTTCTTCTCCTGGCGCTGGACCTCGGAGGAAGTCACCTTCTCCTGGACATACAGGCCTGATGGCGCCCGGGACAGCATCTCT ATCTTCCACTACACCGGTGGTGTGGCCTATGTGGACAACAAGGGCCCGTTCAGGGACCGGTTGGAGTTTGTGGGGAACCCGGGCCGCCGCGACGGCTCCATCCTGATCAAAAACCTGGACTACAACGACAACGGCACCTTCACCTGCGACGCCAAGAACCCCCCTGACATAGTGGGCCGGCCCTCCAGCGTGCGCCTGCTGGTCTTTGAGAAGG TGCCCATCCAGGCTGGTGTGATCACAGGCGCCATCATCGGGGTGGTGCTGGGCCTGCTGGTGCTCATCGTGGTCATCTACTACCTAATGAGGTTCCTGGTGGCGCGCCGCGTCTTCAGCCTCAGTGTCAG CAAACATggcaagaaaaagaaagagggatcACAGCAGAGACAG
- the mpz gene encoding myelin protein P0 isoform X3 — protein sequence MLTFLALASVVLLGIVPEQSQAIMIYTGWERHALVGGDIRLSCSFFSWRWTSEEVTFSWTYRPDGARDSISIFHYTGGVAYVDNKGPFRDRLEFVGNPGRRDGSILIKNLDYNDNGTFTCDAKNPPDIVGRPSSVRLLVFEKVPIQAGVITGAIIGVVLGLLVLIVVIYYLMRFLVARRVFSLSVSKHGKKKKEGSQQRQIKV from the exons ATGCTGACGTTTTTGGCGCTGGCGTCGGTTGTCCTCCTGGGAATAG TGCCTGAGCAGTCCCAGGCCATTATGATTTACACTGGCTGGGAGCGCCACGCCCTGGTGGGTGGCGACATCCGGCTGTCCTGCTCCTTCTTCTCCTGGCGCTGGACCTCGGAGGAAGTCACCTTCTCCTGGACATACAGGCCTGATGGCGCCCGGGACAGCATCTCT ATCTTCCACTACACCGGTGGTGTGGCCTATGTGGACAACAAGGGCCCGTTCAGGGACCGGTTGGAGTTTGTGGGGAACCCGGGCCGCCGCGACGGCTCCATCCTGATCAAAAACCTGGACTACAACGACAACGGCACCTTCACCTGCGACGCCAAGAACCCCCCTGACATAGTGGGCCGGCCCTCCAGCGTGCGCCTGCTGGTCTTTGAGAAGG TGCCCATCCAGGCTGGTGTGATCACAGGCGCCATCATCGGGGTGGTGCTGGGCCTGCTGGTGCTCATCGTGGTCATCTACTACCTAATGAGGTTCCTGGTGGCGCGCCGCGTCTTCAGCCTCAGTGTCAG CAAACATggcaagaaaaagaaagagggatcACAGCAGAGACAG